One genomic segment of Helicoverpa zea isolate HzStark_Cry1AcR chromosome 22, ilHelZeax1.1, whole genome shotgun sequence includes these proteins:
- the LOC124641640 gene encoding lipase 1-like: MFASEVLRSVDNMASKRSNTFKVLLASLAVAALGYVLRSPSLYLRRETKSSLGYPKDSLLNFTELTAEYGYLSEEHKVLTDDGYILTMFRIVKARNCHRAKRSPPVLLMHGLLQSSDSWIDSGPDAGLAYLISDACYDLWLGNVRGNYYSRGHVRLDPDKDPAYWKFYIEEIGIYDVPAMIDYVLNYTGFQKLNYIGFSQGTGTFLVMCSEKPGYCDKVKLVISLAPASRQMHTQSKIFRTVTQTFYRMEGLLSMTGLQEVFSKGGFSQEFVAFFCQLSGVTERLCEKVIDAFDHVDSTHLGSITNQTTRVLFGHFPAGTSVHNMARYGQSMNSGRFEKFDYGREQNLVLYGSEEPPQYNLSATTVPVMCIYGKNDGLVDTRDVEWLMAQLPNVLEMVKVEDPQWNHMDVTYSQYTGDTIFPKINEYLLKYTSA; the protein is encoded by the coding sequence ATGTTTGCAAGCGAAGTGCTCCGGTCAGTTGATAACATGGCTTCGAAACGATCCAACACGTTTAAGGTCCTGCTGGCATCCCTCGCGGTGGCGGCGCTCGGGTACGTGCTGCGCTCCCCCAGCCTCTACCTGCGCCGGGAGACCAAGTCCTCGCTCGGCTACCCCAAGGACTCCCTGCTCAACTTCACCGAGCTCACCGCCGAGTATGGATACCTCTCCGAGGAACACAAAGTGCTCACAGACGACGGATACATCCTCACCATGTTCCGGATAGTGAAGGCCAGGAACTGTCACCGAGCGAAGAGATCTCCCCCGGTGCTGCTGATGCACGGCCTGCTGCAGAGCTCCGACTCCTGGATAGACTCGGGGCCCGACGCTGGCCTGGCCTATCTCATCTCCGACGCCTGCTACGACCTCTGGCTGGGCAACGTCAGGGGGAACTATTACTCCCGGGGGCATGTCCGCCTCGACCCTGACAAGGATCCCGCTTACTGGAAGTTCTACATCGAAGAGATTGGCATATACGACGTGCCAGCGATGATCGACTATGTGCTGAACTACACGGGGTTCCAGAAGCTGAACTACATCGGCTTCTCCCAGGGAACCGGCACATTCCTGGTGATGTGCTCCGAGAAGCCGGGGTACTGTGATAAAGTGAAGTTAGTGATTAGTTTAGCGCCTGCGAGCAGGCAGATGCATACACAGTCCAAGATATTCAGGACTGTGACGCAGACGTTCTATAGAATGGAAGGCCTGTTATCCATGACAGGTTTACAAGAAGTGTTCTCTAAGGGCGGCTTTAGTCAGGAGTTCGTCGCGTTCTTCTGCCAGCTGTCAGGCGTGACTGAGAGACTGTGTGAGAAGGTTATCGATGCGTTCGACCATGTGGACTCCACGCACCTGGGGTCCATTACAAACCAGACCACGAGAGTCCTGTTTGGGCACTTCCCGGCGGGCACCTCGGTGCACAACATGGCGCGGTACGGACAGAGCATGAACAGTGGAAGGTTCGAGAAGTTCGACTACGGCCGGGAGCAGAACCTGGTGCTGTACGGCAGCGAGGAGCCTCCGCAGTATAACCTAAGCGCGACCACTGTGCCGGTGATGTGTATCTACGGCAAGAACGATGGTTTAGTGGACACGAGAGACGTGGAGTGGCTCATGGCTCAGCTGCCGAATGTTTTAGAAATGGTGAAAGTGGAGGACCCTCAGTGGAACCACATGGACGTGACGTATAGTCAGTATACTGGTGATACCATATTCCCTAAGATAAAcgagtatttattaaaatatactagTGCGTAA